CTGAGCGATCCAGGCGAGGTCGGGTTCCTGACCCCGGAAGTATGCGCGCAGGGCATCGACAAGCACGGGGAATGTTGTTTGTTTCTGAAGCCGGCAAGTCTGCCTGAGCGAGAGGATACGCTCCACCCAGCGATTGCCTTTTTCACTGGACGTATCCTGGCTGGAGTTGCGCCACAGCACGGCGAATCGAAGCATCCGCTCAGCATGATTGTTCGTGGGATCCACCCCCTGCTCCGAGAGGAACGTCCAAAGGCTTTCGATCTCCCTGCGAAGACGGCGTGCAAATCTGCCGGCATCATCCTTGCGCTTCTCATGAAGGCTGATCAAGCGGATCAAACGAGCATAAAAGGCCTGCCACTCTCCGACGGAGGGGGGATCCTTGGCCATATGACATAGTCGTTGGAGTTCGTGGGTTGCCCACAGACCGAACCGTTTTATGTCCGGGTCTTTCCTTTCGGAGAGTTCCTTGGCCTTGCGGATCAGATGAGCAAGGCAGGTCTGCCGCAGTCCGACCCATTTGCGGTACACGCCGTATCCGTCCGAGACCAGGATGCCGGTCCAGTCCTTGATCAATGCTTCGAAGGCTTCCTTCGAGCGGTTGGAATGGATCATGAAGAAAGCCACTGCCGGCCCCGCCATGACCCACAGCCATTGCAGGAGGCCGTTGAGGCGATGGCTGGTCTCGTCGATGTGGTTGACCGGCGCCTGCCTGGCTGCCTGGCCGATCGTTTCATAGTGGGGTTGGATCGCGGCACAAGCCCGATCGATGATCTTCTGGATGGCGCTGAGGCTGATATGGAACCCAAGCACTGAAGCGCAGAAGGTCTGAATCGTTGAGCGGCTGTCTGCCTGAGTGCCCGCCATCTCGGCGATCATGGCCGAAAGCCTGGGACCGTACCTGTCCGGTGTTCTTTGGGGACGGTGGCCTTTTGCATCTTGCCGCAGACCGGGCACATGCTGTCAATGATCACCCTAATAGAGCCACCCATGATCGCCTTAATGGAGCCATTAAAAAGTGGCGGAAAAGGGTCTCGGGGCGCCTGTCAAATCAACCGATTTCACCCCCTTTCTGCCCTGGTGTTTTTTGCGTTTTGGAGCAGGTGATTTTTTGGTCTTTCTGGGTCCCCCGTGGGGATCTGTAGCTTTTGCCCTCGAGCATGACTTTGTAGGCACCGTGCCGAAGCCTGTCGATGGTGGCTGCCCCGAGGATACGGT
Above is a genomic segment from Desulfatiglans anilini DSM 4660 containing:
- the tnpC gene encoding IS66 family transposase — translated: MAGTQADSRSTIQTFCASVLGFHISLSAIQKIIDRACAAIQPHYETIGQAARQAPVNHIDETSHRLNGLLQWLWVMAGPAVAFFMIHSNRSKEAFEALIKDWTGILVSDGYGVYRKWVGLRQTCLAHLIRKAKELSERKDPDIKRFGLWATHELQRLCHMAKDPPSVGEWQAFYARLIRLISLHEKRKDDAGRFARRLRREIESLWTFLSEQGVDPTNNHAERMLRFAVLWRNSSQDTSSEKGNRWVERILSLRQTCRLQKQTTFPVLVDALRAYFRGQEPDLAWIAQPTA